A genomic window from Salvia splendens isolate huo1 chromosome 11, SspV2, whole genome shotgun sequence includes:
- the LOC121756499 gene encoding protein IQ-DOMAIN 14-like, with translation MGKKGSWFSAIKRVFTNNSKEKRADGPDKKSSSKEKKKGKGILRHGDTKSFIPRFREPSSIEKILGEADQLLIRPPPTSSQLPKSPPALPVRPVSPRPASPEPTSHRASSPKSYSPRAPSPRVTSPKATPRETLSTGAVPPKAAPRETFSTGAAVSPKAAPRETFSTVAAVSPKAAPRETLSTGVSVSPKAASSKAAAPFKAAAPKSTQSRKEIRHVQKPEPTLRDQQLSATKIQAAYRGYLARRSFRALKGLVRLQVVVKGQNVRRQTVNAMKQMQLLVRVQTQIQSRRIQMLENQALQDHVYKSNKDAESTLSKWTLNQMSEAGQNEDWDDSRLTKEEVEARTRKRVEAVIKRERAMAYAYSNQLWKANPKSTPNSSGVRSNGFPWWWNWLERQLPQAGSSQSQAASRSISLTPSRAVSEFKPSPQLHPSSTRLGNLMFDNHESVTPRSSRSTVPVRAKYFQTTPGRSPLASSSSYTKFSKPKGGATNSAYDTPMKDDDSLVSCPPFSVPNYMTPTVSAKAKARAYSNPRERFPGTPGSSDSKRRFSFPLTPNAGSFKWNKGSNRDSASQVGTEKQEDARSIGDFSVNSTVSMPAGLVGRKPFNRFV, from the exons ATGGGGAAGAAGGGAAGCTGGTTTTCAGCAATCAAAAGGGTTTTCACTAACAACTCAAAGGAAAAGCGAGCCGAT GGACCTGACAAGAAGAGCAGCAGCAAGGAAAAGAAGAAGGGTAAGGGAATTTTAAGGCATGGAGATACCAAGTCGTTTATTCCCCGGTTCAGAGAGCCAAGCAGCATCGAGAAAATATTAGGGGAAGCTGATCAGCTACTGATTAGGCCTCCTCCTACATCTTCTCAACTCCCAAAATCGCCTCCTGCTCTGCCTGTAAGGCCAGTCTCACCCCGGCCTGCTTCACCTGAACCTACTTCTCATAGAGCTTCTTCCCCTAAATCTTATTCTCCAAGAGCTCCTTCTCCGAGGGTTACTTCCCCAAAGGCTACTCCTCGAGAGACACTCTCCACTGGGGCCGTTCCTCCCAAGGCTGCTCCTCGAGAGACATTCTCCACTGGGGCCGCCGTTTCTCCCAAGGCTGCTCCTCGAGAGACATTCTCCACTGTGGCCGCCGTTTCTCCCAAGGCTGCTCCTCGAGAAACACTCTCCACTGGGGTCTCCGTTTCTCCCAAGGCTGCTTCTTCCAAGGCTGCTGCTCCTTTCAAGGCTGCTGCTCCTAAATCAACTCAAAGCAGAAAGGAAATCAGGCATGTACAGAAGCCAGAACCGACTTTAAGAGACCAGCAACTTTCAGCCACAAAAATCCAGGCAGCGTATAGAGGTTACCTG GCAAGGCGGAGTTTCCGAGCCTTGAAGGGCTTAGTGAGGCTTCAAGTAGTGGTGAAAGGGCAGAATGTAAGGCGGCAGACGGTGAATGCCATGAAACAAATGCAGCTTTTGGTCAGAGTTCAAACACAAATCCAGTCACGGAGGATCCAAATGTTAGAGAACCAGGCACTCCAGGACCACGTGTATAAGAGTAACAAGGATGCTGAGAGTACCCTGAGCAAATGGACCTTGAACCAGATG TCTGAGGCCGGTCAAAATGAAGATTGGGACGATAGCAGGCTAACAAAGGAGGAAGTAGAAGCAAGGACGCGGAAGCGAGTGGAGGCTGTCATTAAAAGAGAGAGAGCAATGGCCTATGCGTACTCTAACCAG CTCTGGAAAGCCAAtccaaaatcaactccaaattCTTCTGGTGTCCGATCCAACGGATTCCCTTGGTGGTGGAACTGGTTAGAACGTCAGCTACCTCAAGCTGGTAGTTCGCAGAGTCAAGCTGCATCAAGGAGCATCTCGTTAACCCCTTCGAGGGCCGTTTCAGAGTTCAAGCCAAGCCCTCAGCTTCACCCAAGTAGTACTAGGCTCGGAAACCTCATGTTCGACAACCACGAATCTGTAACGCCACGATCATCCAGGTCAACAGTCCCTGTCCGGGCAAAATACTTTCAGACCACCCCAGGCAGGAGTCCTCTTGCAAGCAGCTCGAGCTATACCAAGTTCTCGAAACCAAAAGGAGGTGCAACTAATTCAGCTTACGATACTCCTATGAAAGATGACGACAGTCTGGTGAGTTGCCCCCCGTTCTCCGTTCCCAATTACATGACGCCTACTGTCTCGGCCAAAGCCAAAGCGAGAGCATACAGTAACCCGAGGGAGAGGTTCCCGGGGACTCCAGGAAGCAGCGACTCCAAGAGAAGGTTCTCGTTTCCTTTGACTCCGAATGCTGGTTCGTTCAAGTGGAACAAAGGGTCTAACAGGGATTCGGCATCGCAAGTGGGAACTGAGAAACAGGAGGATGCCCGCTCCATCGGAGATTTCAGCGTGAATTCAACGGTTTCTATGCCTGCAGGTTTAGTTGGGAGAAAGCCGTTTAACAGATTTGTGTGA